ACAAAATCATGTAAAAGCTACATTCTTTTGGGTAGGAAGTGCTTTACAAGAAAACCCCGAAATTGGTAAACGAGTTGTCGCTGAAGGTCACGCTATTGGTAATCATACTTGGCATCACTGGTATCGAAAGATGGATGAATTTACAGCCAAAAGTGAAATTGAAAAAACAAATGAATTAATTTATCAAACTACAGGTGTAAAAACATCTTTTTTTCGCCCCCCAGGAGGCTATTTAAACAACGGATTAGCTGCTTATGCTAAAAGCCAAAAAAACTCCGTTGTCATGTGGTCGGTGACTTCAGCAGACACCGATCCGCGTGCAAAATATCAAGTATTTGTGAAAAATGTGATCAGAGATGCTAAACCAGGAGCTATTGTTTTAATGCACGATGGTGGTGGAAATCGTGAAAGAACCGTGAAAGCCCTGCCAGAAATCATCAGCGGACTCAAACAGCAAGGCTACCGATTTGTTACAGTTCCTGAACTTTTAGAAATGCAGCAATGATACAGCACTTCCCGGTGTTATGAGGTATAAGAACCCCACCCCCAACCCCCTCCAGTATCAAAAGTTTATCCTTTTATTCCCCCCGCAGCGGGGGGATTGAGGGGGGTGCGATGAGGGGGCTAAGATGTACCTCATAAGAGCGGAAACCGCTGTAATTCTTATTCGGTGACGACAGAAGCACAGACTTGAGACTCTTGCCAAAGTTTATACAAAAAAAACTCCGCACTATAGCTCATAGTGGTGACAAACACACCTACAGCATCATCATTACCATCAGATAACCAAGAACCATCTAGGGTAACTTCTAAGTATTCAGGATCGCACTTACATAAGCCCATAATTTCACTATCATGGCGATTTACTTCCGTCTTCAGTCTTTCTACTCCTGGTAAATTAAGAGGTAGCAAAAAGGAAGCTGTGGTGGGTTCAACACGCAAAGATTGACTGACACGCAGTGCCAAAATCACTCTTTGCGCGACCCATTCTTCGAGAGATTGAGTGAGACACTCTAAATAAAAACTGTTATCGGTGTAAGTTAATTTCAGCATTCCTTTTGCTCTCCTGTTATTCCAGGTTTGCTTGCATATCCATCCAAAACTTCTCAGCAAATGTCACAGTTGGGTGAACAGGTGCTTTAGGTAATTTACGTAGAAGCATCCCAGCTTCAGCGGGTGTTTTATCGCCTTTGCGAGAATTACATTTTTCGCAAGCTATGACTACGTTATCCCAAGTATGTCGGCCACCTTTAGATCGGGGGATGACATGATCTAGGGTGAGATGTTTGTTAGTACCGCAATATTGACAACTGCTATGATCTCGTCGTAAAACCTCCCGACGATTCACTGGGGGAACTTTCCACATTCGTTCCGTCGCAGCAATTTTTAAGCGAATGTGTTTGGGTACAGAGAGGACGAATCTAGATGAGTGAATTAACCAGCCGTCTTCTGTAGAAAATTCCAATGGTTCGGCTTTATTGCTGACTAGCAACACTATCGCCCGTTTGATATTTACTCGACACAGTGGCAAGTAATTCTGGGAAAACACGACCACAGATTGCTCTAATACTTGGATTGCGCTTGTCACAGCCTAACTCCTTATAAAAAAACCCCCGCTTGTTGTCTGAGACACTGCGGGGGTTAACAATTGACCTGATGGTTTTTCGTCTTATTTTGGTACAGCATTTTTTAGCTTGTACCTCCCGCGTTTGATCTCTATTTGTGGTTTTGTATTCAGCAAATTCATGCTGGGATATTTAAAATCATAATTGCCTTTTGTTCTTTGCCCTTGATGTTGGCTATCCTCGCCCATAAATAAATTCTCCACGTCCGCAGCGGCAAATTCCCAACTGCCGAGACATTTGGTTGCTTGTGAAAAGGTGGAGATGGGATAAATGGATTTCACAGAAAATTTCACCTATTGAACATTCCTTTAAACATACTACACTTGTATTACTATCCTGTCTATACCTATAAGGAGAAAAAATCATGCAGACCATTACACGCACCCCAACAACTGAGATGGAAGTTACTAGTATTCGTCTAGAACGGGAACTGAAGGAAAAACTCAAAGATATCGCTGGCAATCGGGGATATCAGTCTTTAATTCGAGATATTCTCTGGAATTATATCCAGCAAAAATCAGGTGAATGGAAACCGCGTTTTTCTAAATCTGATATTCGCGCCAGTATTGCTGCTGTGGCACAACAAGATGAGCGCTGTGTACTTACAGGTAAATTAATTGAATCGCAACAATCAATGTTATTAGGACTGACTAGGAATGGTGATATGGTTCCTCTGAGTCTTGAGAGTTTGGTTGATTAGTCGGCAGTTTTAGTTAATTTTACCCAGGCACTACCTTAGTAACTGGGTAAAATCCTAATTTTTAGCTTTATTTAAGATAATTGTACTGATTAGGTCAGGTTTCCCGTGTTAATTCGGATGTAAAAGTTGATATTTCTAGGTTAATTATAGAGGGATTACGGTTTATATCTATAAAACTCCTATTTGATTTTTGAACGGAACTCGGTACACCTTTATATTCTCGAATCCTCTTGCCTCTTGCCTATGTTTATGCCAACTCCTATTTACAGATCCGGGAAAACCAATTATGAGTCATAATTGTGAAGATGAAAATACTAGTAATTCTGCTCCTTTATTTGCTATTAAAGAGGTTCCTCATGGGATATTAATGCCATTGGAAAGTCAAGGTAAGGTTTTAGGATTTGTAGTTTTACACCAAGCAACTACTCGTAATGGGGAAACAACAGACGTAAATTTAATAGAAATGCTTTGCGCTCAATTAAGTGATGCTGTTATTCAATCCCAAAGATTGCAACAAGTGCAAACTTTAGTAGATGAACGGACTGAACAACTCCAGCCCAGTTTAGAAGTCCAAGAGACTTCCAAGAAATAAATTATCCTAAGAAACGAACCACAGAGGCACAGAGTACACAGAGAGAGAATTTCTGCATCAGTTTTGGGACATTTTTTTATTTGGAAGTCTCCAAGCAAAATTGTATGAAAGAACTAGGCAATACGTAGAACAACTACAACAATTAAATGAACTTAAAGATGAATTTGTTAGCAATATTAGCGATCGCTTGCGCTATCCTCTGACAAATATGCTTACGTCTATCCGTAATTTACGTTTACCAGGAATATCTCCAGAACGTCAAGACCGATATTTAAACATCTTAGAGTCAGAATGTACTAAAGAAATTAACTTAATCGGCTTATATCTTCGATAAATTTCGGCGTGGTAAAGGGCGCTGGATTCCCGGAACTGGTTTAGGACTGGCTTTGGTTAAGTCTTTAGTGCAACATCTCAATGGTGTAATTACTGTTGAGAGCATTCCTATCCTCAATTCTCAACTCAGTGAGATTACTTTTACAC
The DNA window shown above is from Anabaena sp. WA102 and carries:
- a CDS encoding polysaccharide deacetylase family protein, with protein sequence MSPNYNSIKIISIATIVLSLNACSSNPNTPQLKINSESLKVAIPNNQVNLKSQPPAKVETLNFTVPAKYQAKTVYQVAPSNKEKVIALTIDDGPWPKTTAEMLDILKQNHVKATFFWVGSALQENPEIGKRVVAEGHAIGNHTWHHWYRKMDEFTAKSEIEKTNELIYQTTGVKTSFFRPPGGYLNNGLAAYAKSQKNSVVMWSVTSADTDPRAKYQVFVKNVIRDAKPGAIVLMHDGGGNRERTVKALPEIISGLKQQGYRFVTVPELLEMQQ
- a CDS encoding alr0857 family protein; protein product: MLKLTYTDNSFYLECLTQSLEEWVAQRVILALRVSQSLRVEPTTASFLLPLNLPGVERLKTEVNRHDSEIMGLCKCDPEYLEVTLDGSWLSDGNDDAVGVFVTTMSYSAEFFLYKLWQESQVCASVVTE
- a CDS encoding HNH endonuclease codes for the protein MTSAIQVLEQSVVVFSQNYLPLCRVNIKRAIVLLVSNKAEPLEFSTEDGWLIHSSRFVLSVPKHIRLKIAATERMWKVPPVNRREVLRRDHSSCQYCGTNKHLTLDHVIPRSKGGRHTWDNVVIACEKCNSRKGDKTPAEAGMLLRKLPKAPVHPTVTFAEKFWMDMQANLE
- a CDS encoding ribbon-helix-helix domain-containing protein — its product is MQTITRTPTTEMEVTSIRLERELKEKLKDIAGNRGYQSLIRDILWNYIQQKSGEWKPRFSKSDIRASIAAVAQQDERCVLTGKLIESQQSMLLGLTRNGDMVPLSLESLVD